The proteins below are encoded in one region of Terriglobia bacterium:
- a CDS encoding ATP-dependent Clp protease ATP-binding subunit: MFERYTEKARRVIFFARYEASQFGSPYIETEHLLLGLLREDKALTNRFLRSHASVESIRKQIEGHTTIREKVSTSVDLPLSNECKRVLAYAAEEAERLSHKHIGTEHLLLGLLREEKCFAAEILHERGLRLSAIREELARSTQEKAQPQRGSNRESSLLAEFSRDLTQAAMDSQLDPLVGREGEVERVIQILCRRTKNNPVLIGEPGVGKTAIVEGLAQRIADGDVPSFLADKRILGLDLSLIVAGTKYRGQFEERLKTIMKELMESQNCIIFIDELHTLVGAGSAEGSLDAANILKPALSRGEIQCIGATTPGEYRKSIEKDRSLERRFQAVKVPPPGEEQAVKIIYGIKERYEKFHAVSYTDEAIQFAVYHSNRYIPDRFLPDKAIDLLDEAGARVKLRQTSLPEEITEVQKRIKFIVHRMENAIANHEFEKARFYSDEERKERENLRALREKYHLDESSTGVVAREDIEEVVSRWTGVPVTSIKEEETQKLLRVEEELHKRVISQDKAISALARSIRRSRAGLKSPHRPIGSFLFLGPTGVGKTEVARTLAHFLFGSEKSLIRFDMSEFMEKHSVSKLIGSPPGYVGYEEGGQLTERVKRSPYSVVLLDEIEKAHPDVFNILLQVLEDGQLTDGLGNTVDFKNVIIVMTSNIGARHLMKRKGLGFSLDKEETVHDKVEELVKQEVKKTFNPEFLNRLDEVILFQALTDADLIQILELLVQQLNGNLAQRHITITVTEEAKRWILDKTLVDRSYGARPLRRALQRYIEDPLSEALIQGTITTRPAFIEVYLEGDQLFYRPVGDGAEKSDGVLLYSN; this comes from the coding sequence ATGTTCGAGCGGTACACAGAGAAAGCCAGGCGCGTAATCTTCTTTGCAAGATACGAGGCCAGCCAGTTCGGCTCTCCGTATATAGAGACGGAGCACCTGCTGCTGGGCTTGTTGCGCGAAGACAAGGCGTTGACTAACCGCTTTCTGCGCTCTCATGCGTCGGTAGAGTCCATCCGCAAGCAGATTGAAGGGCATACCACGATTCGTGAAAAGGTCTCCACGTCAGTGGACCTGCCTTTAAGCAATGAATGCAAACGGGTATTGGCCTACGCGGCGGAAGAGGCGGAACGCCTCAGCCACAAGCACATTGGCACGGAGCACCTGCTCTTGGGATTGCTGCGTGAAGAAAAGTGCTTTGCCGCCGAAATTCTGCACGAGCGCGGACTGCGCCTGAGCGCTATCCGCGAAGAGCTGGCGCGCAGCACGCAGGAAAAAGCCCAGCCCCAGCGCGGCTCCAACCGCGAATCTTCCCTGCTGGCGGAGTTCTCCCGCGACCTGACCCAGGCCGCCATGGACAGCCAGCTTGATCCGCTCGTTGGCCGTGAAGGCGAAGTTGAGCGCGTCATCCAGATTTTGTGCCGCCGCACCAAGAATAATCCGGTGCTGATCGGCGAACCGGGCGTAGGCAAGACCGCGATCGTTGAAGGTCTGGCCCAGCGCATCGCCGATGGAGACGTCCCGTCATTCCTGGCGGACAAGAGAATTCTCGGCCTTGATCTTTCATTGATCGTTGCCGGGACCAAATACCGCGGACAGTTTGAAGAGCGCCTGAAGACCATCATGAAAGAGCTGATGGAGAGCCAGAACTGTATCATCTTTATTGATGAGTTGCACACGCTCGTAGGCGCCGGGTCGGCGGAAGGTTCGCTGGACGCCGCAAACATCCTGAAGCCCGCGCTTTCACGCGGAGAAATTCAATGCATCGGCGCAACCACGCCGGGCGAATACCGCAAGTCGATTGAAAAAGACCGGTCGTTGGAACGGCGCTTCCAGGCCGTAAAGGTCCCGCCGCCGGGTGAAGAGCAGGCGGTTAAAATCATCTACGGCATTAAAGAGCGCTACGAAAAATTCCACGCCGTAAGCTATACGGATGAAGCGATCCAGTTCGCGGTGTATCACTCAAATCGCTACATTCCAGACCGCTTCCTGCCGGACAAGGCAATCGACCTTCTGGATGAAGCCGGAGCGCGCGTGAAACTGCGCCAGACTTCACTTCCTGAAGAAATTACGGAAGTCCAGAAGCGGATCAAATTCATCGTTCATCGGATGGAAAACGCCATTGCGAACCATGAGTTCGAAAAGGCGCGGTTCTACTCCGATGAAGAGCGCAAGGAGCGCGAGAACCTGCGCGCCCTGCGCGAGAAATATCACCTTGATGAGTCTTCCACCGGTGTTGTGGCCCGCGAGGACATTGAGGAAGTGGTGAGCCGCTGGACCGGCGTACCCGTGACCTCCATCAAGGAAGAAGAGACACAGAAGCTGCTGCGCGTTGAAGAAGAGCTGCACAAGCGCGTGATCTCGCAGGACAAGGCCATCAGCGCCCTGGCCCGCTCGATCCGCCGCTCGCGCGCCGGGTTGAAGTCACCGCACCGGCCCATCGGCTCGTTCCTGTTCCTGGGACCGACCGGCGTGGGCAAGACGGAAGTCGCGCGCACTCTGGCGCACTTCCTCTTTGGCAGCGAGAAATCACTGATTCGCTTCGATATGTCAGAGTTCATGGAGAAGCATTCAGTCAGCAAGCTGATCGGCTCGCCTCCGGGATATGTGGGTTATGAAGAAGGCGGCCAGTTGACCGAGCGCGTGAAGCGGTCACCCTATTCAGTCGTCCTGCTGGATGAAATCGAGAAAGCGCATCCGGATGTATTTAACATCCTGTTGCAAGTGCTCGAAGATGGACAGCTCACTGATGGACTGGGCAACACGGTAGATTTCAAGAACGTAATCATCGTGATGACCTCAAACATCGGCGCGCGGCACCTGATGAAGCGCAAAGGCCTCGGTTTCTCACTCGACAAGGAAGAAACCGTCCACGACAAGGTTGAAGAACTGGTCAAGCAGGAAGTGAAGAAGACGTTCAATCCTGAATTCCTGAACCGTCTGGATGAAGTGATTCTGTTCCAGGCGCTGACCGATGCGGACCTGATCCAGATTTTGGAACTGCTGGTACAGCAGCTCAATGGAAACCTGGCGCAGCGCCACATCACGATCACGGTGACCGAGGAAGCG
- a CDS encoding HAD hydrolase-like protein → MNIAVSGEMPLPAQTKKTKKKKKNLVSQPRVKNRPVRQHAKQLIRCVIFDLDDTLYDCFGQRVRVAHRYAAQAMVAAGLKADSEAVYRARMRAFRTDPMLRHIDAEVSRHFGAENPEEISRAAREAYFNCPVGKLTLFPGSLPLLRFLAKRGVRNFVVSFGEPRTQHAKVKALGLDCEPSVEKIYFADRSNLLTKEAAFRKIQKRTRLKPSEILVVGDRPMREIRAGKELGMHTVRLRHGEFKSQMPAGREEEPDYVIENISEVRNLPYHWGDTKK, encoded by the coding sequence ATGAATATTGCAGTATCCGGAGAGATGCCGCTGCCTGCCCAGACAAAAAAGACAAAAAAGAAGAAGAAGAATTTGGTCTCGCAACCACGCGTAAAGAATCGCCCAGTGCGCCAGCACGCGAAGCAGCTCATCCGCTGCGTGATCTTTGACCTGGACGATACGCTTTATGACTGCTTTGGCCAGCGCGTCCGCGTGGCCCACCGTTACGCCGCGCAAGCCATGGTGGCGGCCGGGCTCAAAGCAGATTCTGAAGCCGTTTATCGTGCCCGCATGCGCGCTTTCCGCACGGACCCGATGCTGCGCCATATCGATGCCGAGGTTTCGCGCCACTTCGGCGCGGAGAATCCCGAAGAAATAAGCCGCGCGGCGCGCGAGGCCTACTTCAATTGCCCTGTCGGCAAGCTCACGCTCTTTCCCGGATCATTGCCGCTGCTGCGCTTTCTGGCGAAACGAGGCGTTAGAAATTTCGTCGTCAGCTTTGGCGAACCCAGGACCCAGCACGCCAAAGTGAAAGCTCTGGGGCTCGACTGCGAGCCTTCCGTCGAAAAAATTTATTTTGCCGACCGTAGCAACCTACTCACCAAAGAAGCAGCCTTCCGCAAAATCCAGAAGAGGACACGACTGAAGCCGAGTGAGATTCTTGTTGTCGGCGACAGGCCGATGCGTGAAATCCGCGCAGGCAAAGAACTGGGAATGCACACGGTTCGCCTGCGTCACGGAGAGTTCAAGTCGCAGATGCCCGCAGGGCGGGAAGAAGAGCCGGATTACGTGATCGAAAATATTTCTGAGGTCAGGAATCTGCCGTATCACTGGGGCGACACAAAGAAATAA
- a CDS encoding ZIP family metal transporter has product MNPITTSILLGLTAALANGLGGAVIVQKDWERRYLRYFVALGAGFMLGTVFLEMLPESMSIAGANAPLLMLVGYFLVHFFEHTVTGHFHFGEETHAEEFAHRRRSYSVLFGLVIHTFFDGIAIASGFLISGWLGWIIFLAVILHKVPEGFTASSIMLASGRSRAVAWAASGILGLATVAGVLTMTIFSRTLTAGLPLAAGVTFYVAASDLIPEVNKDPGIRTALVVFLGVGLLVMLRHYFH; this is encoded by the coding sequence ATGAACCCAATCACTACTAGCATCCTGCTGGGCCTGACTGCTGCTCTGGCCAATGGCCTGGGCGGTGCCGTCATCGTCCAAAAAGACTGGGAACGCCGCTATCTGCGCTATTTCGTGGCGCTGGGCGCGGGTTTCATGCTGGGCACGGTATTTCTGGAAATGCTGCCGGAAAGTATGTCCATCGCCGGAGCAAACGCGCCGCTGCTGATGCTGGTGGGATATTTTCTGGTCCACTTCTTTGAACATACCGTTACCGGCCATTTCCATTTCGGAGAAGAAACGCACGCGGAAGAGTTTGCCCATCGGCGGCGCAGCTATTCAGTGCTTTTCGGATTAGTGATCCACACGTTTTTTGACGGTATCGCCATCGCATCCGGCTTTTTGATCTCCGGCTGGCTGGGCTGGATCATCTTTCTGGCCGTCATCCTGCATAAAGTCCCGGAAGGATTCACCGCTTCCTCGATCATGCTTGCCAGCGGACGCAGCAGGGCCGTGGCCTGGGCGGCTTCTGGAATTTTAGGTCTTGCAACAGTCGCGGGCGTGCTCACCATGACCATTTTTAGCCGCACCCTCACTGCGGGGTTACCTCTTGCCGCCGGCGTTACCTTTTACGTTGCGGCTTCTGACCTGATCCCTGAAGTGAACAAAGACCCCGGAATTCGCACTGCCCTGGTCGTTTTTCTGGGAGTGGGACTTCTGGTGATGTTGCGGCACTACTTCCACTAG
- a CDS encoding ABC transporter permease, with protein sequence MRFELFVAARYLRAKRRQAVIGVITVISVIGVTAGVASLVIALSINAGFQKDLQDQLLGSQSHINLVRAQNDGIEDWRALMTRLAKEPRVTGVAPAMYGQVMASRAARASGALVKGVIPEYENRVSELLKTIKFGSAAALEPCADTDEACKSGRAIPPIVLGKDLAETIGATVGSTIMIISPQGELSPVGMMPKYQQFKVTGIFRSGFYNYDSAWAFIRLSDAQRLFSLPDTVISVIEFKIDDLYKAEEVGNALEKAAGPGFVAKSWMDENRALFRALRLERVVTFLTIGLIIFVAALNILISLIMMVMEKTKDVAVLISMGAKRRQIRGIFMFQGVLIGVIGTVAGLIVGYGVAIAGAKYHFVALSAEVYSIDYLPFAPRLIDGLLIAAVALLISFVATLYPSWSAARVLPAEALRYE encoded by the coding sequence ATGAGATTTGAGCTATTTGTTGCCGCGCGATATCTCCGGGCCAAGCGCCGGCAGGCGGTGATTGGAGTTATCACCGTCATTTCGGTCATCGGCGTCACAGCGGGCGTGGCTTCTCTGGTAATCGCTCTTTCCATCAACGCAGGATTCCAGAAAGATCTTCAAGACCAGTTGCTGGGTTCACAATCGCACATCAACCTGGTTCGCGCACAGAATGATGGCATTGAAGACTGGCGAGCCTTGATGACGCGCCTGGCAAAAGAACCTCGTGTTACGGGAGTCGCGCCGGCGATGTACGGGCAGGTAATGGCGTCACGGGCGGCGCGGGCCAGCGGAGCGCTGGTAAAAGGCGTGATCCCGGAATATGAAAATCGGGTGAGCGAGCTACTGAAAACCATAAAGTTTGGTTCCGCTGCCGCGCTGGAACCTTGCGCGGACACAGACGAGGCTTGCAAGAGTGGCAGGGCGATTCCGCCGATAGTGCTGGGAAAGGACTTAGCTGAGACTATCGGGGCCACTGTGGGCTCAACCATCATGATTATCAGCCCGCAAGGTGAACTATCGCCGGTTGGCATGATGCCTAAATACCAGCAATTCAAGGTCACCGGCATTTTTCGCTCCGGTTTCTATAACTATGACAGTGCCTGGGCCTTTATTCGCCTCTCTGACGCACAACGGCTTTTTAGCCTGCCGGACACTGTGATATCCGTCATAGAGTTCAAGATCGACGACCTGTATAAAGCTGAGGAAGTAGGCAATGCCCTGGAGAAAGCAGCCGGGCCCGGCTTTGTGGCCAAGAGCTGGATGGACGAAAACCGGGCGCTGTTCCGGGCGCTGCGGCTGGAGCGCGTTGTGACATTCCTGACCATCGGGTTGATCATTTTTGTCGCGGCCCTGAACATCCTGATTTCACTGATCATGATGGTCATGGAGAAAACCAAGGACGTGGCTGTGCTGATTTCCATGGGAGCCAAACGACGGCAAATCCGGGGTATCTTCATGTTCCAGGGAGTGCTTATAGGAGTGATCGGTACGGTAGCGGGATTGATAGTGGGTTATGGCGTGGCCATAGCCGGGGCGAAATACCATTTTGTGGCCTTGTCTGCGGAAGTTTATTCCATTGACTACCTACCTTTTGCACCTCGGCTGATTGATGGCCTATTGATTGCGGCGGTAGCCCTGCTGATATCGTTTGTTGCCACACTATATCCCTCCTGGTCAGCGGCGCGCGTTTTGCCCGCGGAGGCATTACGCTATGAGTAA
- a CDS encoding ABC transporter ATP-binding protein gives MEQAGLQPEIVRVSGLKKVYKSGQTDLVLFENLSFQVRKGEMLAIVGESGAGKSSLLHILGALDRASAGDVYCAQIPVAKLTDDAAADFRNRTIGFVWQFHYLLPEFTAQENVAMPLLMQGTAYRKAMEKAGVWLREVGLEGRSHHRAGELSGGEQQRVALARALVTGPGILMADEPTGDLDNRTAEMVFALVQRLHREYRLTSLIVTHNLEFARRCDRVLRLHHGMAEEVSPASLN, from the coding sequence ATAGAACAAGCAGGTCTGCAGCCCGAAATCGTTCGCGTGAGTGGACTTAAAAAGGTTTACAAGTCTGGTCAAACAGATTTGGTGCTCTTTGAAAACTTGTCCTTCCAGGTGAGGAAGGGGGAAATGCTGGCTATCGTGGGCGAGTCCGGCGCCGGTAAGAGCAGCTTGTTGCACATCCTTGGTGCTCTTGATCGTGCTTCCGCAGGTGACGTATACTGCGCCCAGATTCCCGTAGCGAAACTTACAGATGATGCCGCAGCGGATTTTCGCAATCGGACCATCGGTTTTGTCTGGCAGTTTCACTACCTGTTGCCGGAATTCACGGCGCAGGAGAATGTTGCAATGCCGCTCTTGATGCAAGGGACCGCATACCGTAAAGCCATGGAGAAAGCCGGCGTATGGTTGCGGGAAGTTGGATTAGAGGGCCGCAGTCATCATCGTGCAGGAGAGCTTTCCGGCGGTGAGCAACAACGGGTGGCCCTGGCCAGGGCTCTGGTGACAGGCCCGGGAATCCTGATGGCGGACGAGCCAACAGGTGACCTGGATAACCGTACCGCGGAGATGGTATTCGCTTTGGTGCAGAGACTTCATCGAGAATACCGGCTCACTTCCCTTATCGTCACCCACAACCTTGAGTTTGCGCGCCGCTGCGATCGTGTATTGCGGTTGCATCACGGCATGGCAGAGGAAGTGTCGCCCGCATCGCTGAATTAG
- a CDS encoding lactonase family protein, whose translation MKNFVSTWSVPVLALLLVLSLAGCGGVSANPRPTPTPTPMPTPPGPGPTPTPAAHGTFVYLSNTTTITGFRLNPDGTLSQLAGSPFAIQGFIRTAGSFLLVFSGTSVSTYQVDPASGAPSFVSSVNVPGASGGTADAHNLYVEGNIPSGNLIGFYGFAISAGGMLTPLAGSPFPFGQACDFCDVPGSLALNDNFLIVGGEGFHGVGDFTVYARGPGGVLGPAQILGTNAQESVAIQHPGSFAYGLDTSDFSLQEYTISASGKATPGAQLFLDNPQQVVVHTSNKFLLVPDLSGVVHVFSIDPATGAFSQIGTSEAAGNGTGGLVMDPSGRFVFVAQGANPNFPGSTNQITEYSFDPGSGAMKKLQVLPQPTPPGIVIITR comes from the coding sequence ATGAAAAACTTCGTCTCTACCTGGAGTGTGCCTGTCTTGGCTCTGTTATTGGTTCTTTCTCTCGCCGGATGTGGTGGCGTGAGTGCAAATCCAAGACCTACACCCACACCAACGCCAATGCCAACACCGCCCGGTCCCGGCCCCACGCCTACTCCGGCTGCCCATGGGACATTTGTATATTTGAGCAATACCACCACCATCACCGGTTTCCGACTTAATCCTGACGGCACTCTCAGCCAATTGGCCGGCTCTCCCTTTGCCATTCAGGGATTCATCCGCACGGCGGGAAGCTTTCTGCTGGTTTTTTCCGGAACCTCAGTTTCCACGTATCAGGTGGATCCGGCTTCCGGCGCTCCCAGCTTTGTCTCCAGCGTAAACGTTCCCGGCGCCAGCGGCGGCACAGCTGACGCACACAACCTTTACGTGGAAGGCAATATCCCTAGCGGGAATTTGATTGGATTCTATGGCTTCGCCATCAGTGCCGGCGGCATGCTCACGCCACTGGCAGGATCGCCGTTCCCATTCGGCCAAGCCTGCGACTTTTGCGATGTTCCGGGAAGCCTGGCCCTGAACGATAACTTCCTGATCGTGGGCGGCGAGGGGTTCCACGGCGTGGGCGACTTCACCGTCTATGCGCGCGGCCCTGGCGGCGTTCTGGGCCCGGCACAAATCCTGGGCACCAACGCCCAGGAATCGGTTGCTATCCAGCATCCGGGCTCGTTTGCCTACGGGCTGGACACCAGCGATTTCAGCTTGCAGGAATACACGATCAGCGCATCAGGAAAAGCAACGCCCGGAGCGCAGCTCTTCCTCGATAACCCGCAGCAGGTCGTGGTTCACACTTCAAACAAGTTCCTGTTGGTGCCTGACCTGTCCGGAGTGGTGCACGTCTTCAGCATCGATCCCGCTACCGGAGCTTTCAGTCAGATTGGGACTTCAGAAGCCGCCGGGAACGGCACGGGCGGACTGGTCATGGATCCCAGTGGGCGTTTTGTGTTTGTGGCGCAGGGCGCCAATCCCAATTTTCCCGGCTCAACAAACCAGATCACAGAGTACAGCTTCGATCCGGGCAGCGGAGCGATGAAGAAGCTGCAAGTTCTTCCGCAGCCGACGCCACCCGGCATAGTGATCATCACGCGCTAG
- a CDS encoding VWA domain-containing protein, with amino-acid sequence MRLIQSFCSSLISKVNACLRVPAVLMLVSGLWLASPVAQAQSGQEQASPTPTPKANAPAEAGGPQGDIGPIAVPKKKDEPPPKDDAPKAPKKVEGLDNFSMRVASQLVTLDVGVLSKDGSFIPGLKKEYFRVLEDNVPQTISSFTQIQAPITAVMLVEFSNNQYFYSFQIDSIKSAYVFAQTLKKDDWIAMISYDLKAHILEDFTQDKRAILGAVNSLQPGMAMSQETNLFDSLYDTIDRLENVEGRKYIILISSGRDSFSKHTLDQTLKKVQASKDIAIYTVSTGKALLNYAETHGLMRYLCPITEFSCNMTFLQADNQMKTFSKMTGGKWFEPIFDGQLPEVFNDIGQTIRNQYAISYHPTNHAQDGSFRKIKVELVDETGHPLKMKDEKGKDVKYQIIAREGYKAKQQVE; translated from the coding sequence ATGCGCTTAATACAATCATTTTGCTCCTCTCTGATTTCTAAGGTAAACGCCTGCCTGCGTGTCCCTGCAGTACTTATGTTGGTCTCCGGTTTGTGGCTGGCCAGCCCTGTAGCGCAGGCCCAAAGCGGGCAGGAACAGGCCAGTCCCACCCCCACACCCAAAGCCAACGCACCGGCTGAAGCAGGAGGGCCGCAGGGCGACATTGGCCCAATCGCTGTGCCCAAAAAGAAAGACGAGCCGCCGCCAAAAGACGATGCTCCCAAAGCCCCCAAGAAAGTCGAAGGGCTGGATAACTTCTCCATGCGCGTGGCTTCTCAGCTCGTCACCTTGGACGTGGGAGTTCTATCCAAAGACGGCAGCTTTATCCCCGGCCTGAAAAAGGAATATTTCAGAGTGCTGGAAGATAATGTCCCCCAGACCATTAGCAGCTTCACCCAGATCCAGGCCCCGATCACGGCAGTGATGCTGGTGGAATTTTCCAACAACCAGTACTTCTATAGCTTCCAGATCGATTCCATAAAATCGGCATATGTTTTTGCCCAGACGCTCAAAAAAGACGACTGGATCGCTATGATCTCCTATGATCTTAAGGCGCATATCCTTGAAGACTTCACGCAGGACAAGCGGGCGATCCTGGGAGCGGTGAACAGCTTGCAGCCCGGCATGGCCATGAGCCAGGAGACGAACCTTTTTGATTCGCTCTATGACACGATTGACCGGCTGGAGAATGTGGAAGGACGCAAGTACATCATTCTTATCAGCAGCGGACGTGACAGCTTCAGCAAGCACACCCTGGACCAGACCCTGAAGAAAGTCCAGGCTTCAAAGGACATTGCCATCTATACCGTGAGCACCGGCAAGGCCCTGCTGAACTATGCCGAGACGCACGGCCTGATGAGGTACCTGTGCCCCATCACTGAATTCAGCTGCAACATGACGTTTCTCCAGGCCGATAACCAGATGAAGACGTTTTCCAAGATGACTGGCGGAAAATGGTTTGAGCCGATTTTCGATGGCCAGCTACCTGAAGTGTTCAACGATATCGGCCAGACCATCCGGAACCAGTATGCGATTTCCTACCATCCCACCAATCACGCGCAAGATGGTTCTTTCCGCAAGATCAAGGTGGAACTGGTGGATGAAACCGGTCACCCGTTGAAGATGAAAGACGAGAAAGGCAAGGACGTTAAATACCAGATCATCGCGCGCGAGGGCTACAAGGCGAAGCAGCAGGTGGAGTGA
- a CDS encoding SpoIVB peptidase S55, which translates to MKKAAVLLNVFFVFMSLGHAQTRAASLPAQKDPAPTKIMKVDDVRPGMKGVGYTVFQGTQPEPMGVEVLGVLRNLNGPKSDVVLVKLVGEKPEFTGVVAGMSGSPVYIDGKLLGAIAYRIGQFSKEPIAGVTPIEQMLEINEFDQSIPQGGAATSARLSGASRTSTPGKDDGNPIQSYAQYLTPIEAPFVFNGFNEAAIKQFAPALSAVGITPVMGVGSASKDKQPEPLVPGSAVSAIMVRGDMDVAATCTVTYMDKDHLLACGHPLMQFGMVDMPMTKANVVATLSSPLNAFKIINTTEAVGAFVQDRHTGILGRFDRDPKMIPVTLSIHGPSGPREYHYEVLNNPKLTPVMMMTTVYNALMGMNQYGEETTYRMNGRIHVNGFSDVRLTNMFSPVDANPTAYSVAMSLGEHFGRIYDNPFEAPTVSGVNLEFDLEPERRAAVLESARTDVTEARPGDEITIEAVLRPYRGDRIVRRIPVRVPTSAPKGSLRILVSDAETLDRARRSTPAMGRRMDLNSTIEIINKEHLNDHLYVSLLEANPQATVEDKVMPAVPLSVMNVMEGMRATQEMVVFNESAVNEASTPVGYVVSGAQIISVSIK; encoded by the coding sequence ATGAAAAAAGCCGCTGTATTGCTGAACGTCTTCTTCGTCTTTATGAGCCTGGGCCATGCCCAGACACGCGCCGCCAGCCTGCCCGCCCAGAAAGATCCTGCCCCCACAAAGATTATGAAGGTGGACGACGTGCGTCCGGGCATGAAGGGGGTTGGCTACACCGTTTTCCAGGGGACCCAGCCGGAACCCATGGGAGTGGAAGTGCTTGGCGTGCTTCGCAACCTGAACGGCCCCAAGAGTGACGTGGTGCTGGTAAAGCTCGTTGGCGAGAAGCCCGAGTTCACCGGCGTGGTCGCGGGTATGAGCGGCAGCCCGGTTTATATTGACGGCAAGTTGCTGGGCGCAATTGCCTACCGCATCGGCCAGTTCTCCAAAGAGCCGATCGCCGGCGTGACTCCCATTGAGCAGATGCTTGAGATCAACGAGTTTGATCAGAGCATCCCGCAGGGTGGCGCAGCTACCTCGGCGCGTCTCTCTGGCGCATCAAGGACCAGCACGCCCGGCAAAGATGACGGCAATCCGATCCAGAGCTATGCGCAGTATCTGACGCCCATCGAGGCACCGTTCGTCTTCAACGGATTTAATGAAGCCGCGATCAAGCAGTTTGCGCCGGCTTTGTCCGCGGTCGGCATTACGCCGGTGATGGGCGTCGGCTCCGCCAGCAAAGATAAGCAGCCTGAGCCTTTGGTACCGGGCTCTGCCGTGAGCGCCATCATGGTCCGGGGCGATATGGACGTGGCCGCAACCTGCACAGTCACATACATGGATAAAGACCATCTTTTGGCTTGTGGCCATCCGCTCATGCAATTCGGCATGGTGGATATGCCGATGACGAAAGCCAATGTGGTGGCAACTCTCTCTTCTCCGCTGAATGCTTTCAAGATCATCAATACCACTGAAGCTGTTGGTGCGTTTGTGCAGGACCGCCACACCGGAATTCTGGGGCGCTTTGATCGCGATCCAAAGATGATTCCGGTAACGCTGAGCATTCACGGCCCTAGCGGCCCGCGCGAGTATCACTACGAGGTCCTCAACAATCCCAAGCTCACGCCCGTGATGATGATGACCACGGTTTACAACGCTCTGATGGGCATGAACCAATACGGTGAAGAGACGACCTACCGCATGAATGGCCGCATCCACGTAAATGGATTTTCCGATGTTCGGCTGACCAATATGTTCTCTCCCGTGGACGCAAATCCCACGGCGTACTCTGTGGCCATGTCCCTGGGTGAGCATTTTGGCCGCATCTATGACAATCCTTTCGAAGCGCCTACGGTCAGCGGCGTAAATCTTGAGTTCGACCTGGAGCCGGAACGTCGCGCTGCCGTGCTGGAAAGCGCGCGCACAGACGTAACCGAAGCGCGTCCCGGCGACGAGATCACGATTGAGGCCGTTCTGCGGCCTTATCGCGGCGACCGCATTGTGCGGCGCATTCCTGTCCGCGTCCCGACTTCAGCGCCTAAAGGTTCTCTGCGCATCCTGGTAAGTGACGCGGAAACGCTGGATCGCGCGCGGCGCTCCACTCCAGCCATGGGTCGGCGGATGGACTTGAATTCCACCATCGAAATTATCAACAAAGAACATTTGAATGATCACTTGTATGTTTCTTTGCTTGAGGCCAATCCGCAAGCCACGGTGGAAGACAAGGTCATGCCGGCAGTACCTCTTTCCGTGATGAACGTGATGGAAGGCATGCGGGCCACGCAGGAGATGGTGGTGTTCAATGAGTCGGCGGTGAACGAAGCTTCAACGCCAGTCGGCTACGTGGTGAGCGGCGCACAGATTATCAGCGTCAGCATTAAGTAA